Below is a window of Leishmania major strain Friedlin complete genome, chromosome 29 DNA.
ATACAcgaaagaagagaaggcaAGATGCCTGCGTATGTATGTAAAACGAAAGGAAAGGTCGTACCCGCGCGCGTCCAtcagacacagacacacagacacacgcacgcacgcacgcacccgtgagaaagggagagagggccCACTCCTGTGCGCGTACCCGAGGCTCGGTGCACGAACTGGTGCGCTCCAGGCGTCATGCACGCgtcgagagagaagaaacgGAGAATCGGCACGTCCGACACACACCACGCCGATTCAGCCAGCACCCAACACTCTACCACATACTGCCCatccgcagctgccgtgTGGCAAGGCGGGTTCGCACCGCCTACGCTTCGATTCTGCGCGCCTCCGGTTTCCACAGCGGGCGCTCCCTATGCACCTTTCTACCCCTCGTGGATGATGTGCGCTTGAAGAAAAGTCTACTTGCCGACGCTCACAGCGTCCCACACCTTGCGTAGGTAGGACCCGTAGGCGATTAGGTTGCGCGTGTTGTCCTCCCCCATGCCACGCTTCATCATCGGTTCGTACGTGGCGTTTCCTTGCGCGCACGGCTCCATGACGGCGGTAAAGACACTACGGTTGATTCGGCGATGCGTCCAGATGAGGTCCTCGACACGTTGCCGCAGAGCCTCCAGTTGCTCTGGCGACGCGCTGAGCTGCTCCTGCTTCCCCGCCTTTTCCGGGGTCATCTCGCCGGGGTCCACCCCGAACAGCTGGCAGATGGTTGGGTGAACGTGCTTGCCGAACCACAAGACgatgacggcgccgacgtTGATGAGGTAGACGCCCTCGCGGTGCACGCACTGCTCGGACGAGAAGATGGAGGCCGGCAACTGGCTGACGTCCTCCTCCGGCGCGTACACAACGTAGGTCCACGTCACATACCATGGCACCATCGCCTCGATGGGGCACGACATCACCGAGGACATGGAAGCAACGCGCTCgtccggcggcagcgggcgcaCCGTCGCGAGGCCAGTCGCCGCGCACCGGAAGAAGCCACAAAGCAGTTGCGGAATGAAACGCATGCTGTCCGGGATGAGCAGCTCACCCGCGCCCGGCCGCACTCCCTGAGCCTCCATTTGCTTCAGGGCCGCCTTCCACGCGGTGGTCAGCTTCTCTGTTATCTTCTCCTGCGCCTGCGGGAAGGGTCCGTTGACGGCCATGTCGACGCACATCTTCGTGAGAAAGCACGACATGCCGAGGGAGTTGATCGAGTTGATGACCGGTCCAATGGTGGAAGACACCGGGATCTGGACTGTGTGCACGCGAATGCGGCGCTCCCGCGAGCGCGTCGTGTAGACAACGGCTAACTGCACGTATGCGAACTTGGCGGTGTAGTTAGGGCCCATCTTGAATTCGATCGAGTAAGACGAATCCTCGTCGGCAATGGGCAGCACCAGTAAATCTGGCACCCGCACGTGGCAGTGACCATAGAAGTTCGGCACAATGAGCCCCTTTGACGTGCGCACCCGCAGCGTGCAGTCGAAGGCGGTAAAGCGCAGCAAGGACCGCTGCACCTGATCCGCCATGCCGCTCATGGTCACGGCCGTCGCGCGATGGATAGAGCCGGAGGTGAAGCGGGAGAGCGGGGCGATCGTCGTCAAGTCCACATCCTTGTTTGCACCGACGAAGAAGTCGACTGAGATGGCGCTGTTTGAGCACGCCAGTGCGCGTTGTTTGTACCAGTCGTTGGCCGCCGCACACATCGTGTACTCCTTCGGCTGATTCGACAGCTTCGCCGGATCGAAGCGGTGCTTCAGCTTGCCATCCCCCTCCGATGGGATATTCGTGATGCTGGCGAGAATTTTGCCGCCGTTCGCATCCAGCATCGTcacagccgccgccaaggAGGGGCCGAATGCGCAGCCGACCTCCTTCGTGGAGGCAAATACGTTCGGAATGGACTCGAGCGCcatgcggaggaggtgatgcgACTCCTTCACAGACACCACCAAGTCGCCCGTCGGGCATGGGAGCTCGACCTTCTCGAGCTTGAAGTCGTCGTTCACGTTGGCGATATCCTTGACCGTGTCCGGGGACGCTATCatgcgcggcgcgcgcagagAGGAACGCAAGTTGAAGAAGTAAACAGTGCTGTCGTAACCCATGATGCCCATGTACAGCGCGTCGTCATCCTTCATGGAGTCCAGAGCCATCAGGGCCCCGCGGCACATCGCCTCCAGCAGGCCCGAGGCCAcagcagagaaagagcagTCCAGCATCAGCAGGAAGACGggccggcgcggcgggcgcTTCAGGAACTCCGGCGTCGCGTAGAAGTCAACACTGCCGTTTAGCAGCTCCGGGCGGCTCATGATGTCCTCAAGCTGGCCAGTCGTCGGGTCGACGTGGCTGAAGTAGGCGCGCGGCGTCACGTTTATGTGCTTGCACAAGATGCACTGCCACCGCGAGCCGTCGTTGGCCTCGGTGAAGGTGGTGAAGGGGTTGATGTAGGCGCCGCAGGCCTTGCAGCGGATCATGGCGTTGCCCTTGTCCGACAGGTCCACCTCGTTCAGCCGCGGCTCGGCAAAGGGACGAAAATTGATGCCGAGTGGTAGGCCGAGGGAGTCTGCTagctgctgcgtctgcgGGAAAGTGCCCATCGTCGGTCGAATGCAGAGGCGGTGGGTTGGCGTGATGTGCACCGGGGCAGgcatgcgctgctgaaggTCCTCTTCGATGTCCTGCGGCATCATACGCGGCACGCTTGGGTGGTCGTAGAGGGCCCCGGGTttgttgctgctcttgcgcagctgcacctgaGTCACGCGAATAAAGTCcgggtgcagctgctccgtgTACCCGGGCGTGCCGTACGGCtgcagtggctgctgcggctgatTCATCTGTGGCTGATGACCATACGCGGCAGGC
It encodes the following:
- a CDS encoding putative protein transport protein Sec24A (previous protein_id=AAZ09473.1) — translated: MMYSAGAMYAEIYRNQAAAAAAKPREESAPPPNLHHTFEDPNQFYTAPALGYGQQPPVPPFPHQQQQQGAPAGCPPMGGSGPYGQQPAQPPFVSPHSQANPYGDVYAASPPQQGYSSYAPPPPPQHQQQQYNAPNQLPQQQYGNYTQPPAAYGHQPQMNQPQQPLQPYGTPGYTEQLHPDFIRVTQVQLRKSSNKPGALYDHPSVPRMMPQDIEEDLQQRMPAPVHITPTHRLCIRPTMGTFPQTQQLADSLGLPLGINFRPFAEPRLNEVDLSDKGNAMIRCKACGAYINPFTTFTEANDGSRWQCILCKHINVTPRAYFSHVDPTTGQLEDIMSRPELLNGSVDFYATPEFLKRPPRRPVFLLMLDCSFSAVASGLLEAMCRGALMALDSMKDDDALYMGIMGYDSTVYFFNLRSSLRAPRMIASPDTVKDIANVNDDFKLEKVELPCPTGDLVVSVKESHHLLRMALESIPNVFASTKEVGCAFGPSLAAAVTMLDANGGKILASITNIPSEGDGKLKHRFDPAKLSNQPKEYTMCAAANDWYKQRALACSNSAISVDFFVGANKDVDLTTIAPLSRFTSGSIHRATAVTMSGMADQVQRSLLRFTAFDCTLRVRTSKGLIVPNFYGHCHVRVPDLLVLPIADEDSSYSIEFKMGPNYTAKFAYVQLAVVYTTRSRERRIRVHTVQIPVSSTIGPVINSINSLGMSCFLTKMCVDMAVNGPFPQAQEKITEKLTTAWKAALKQMEAQGVRPGAGELLIPDSMRFIPQLLCGFFRCAATGLATVRPLPPDERVASMSSVMSCPIEAMVPWYVTWTYVVYAPEEDVSQLPASIFSSEQCVHREGVYLINVGAVIVLWFGKHVHPTICQLFGVDPGEMTPEKAGKQEQLSASPEQLEALRQRVEDLIWTHRRINRSVFTAVMEPCAQGNATYEPMMKRGMGEDNTRNLIAYGSYLRKVWDAVSVGK